The Saccharomyces cerevisiae S288C chromosome VII, complete sequence genome includes a region encoding these proteins:
- the COG1 gene encoding Golgi transport complex subunit COG1 (Essential component of the conserved oligomeric Golgi complex; a cytosolic tethering complex (Cog1p through Cog8p) that functions in protein trafficking to mediate fusion of transport vesicles to Golgi compartments), with product MDEVLPLFRDSHIPQIKDYQLELQNDLTKTNEAFQKNLLKNYNKILSLTDSVNDLSLNLKNVDQDFKSLCFNDEKFQLNKLTPLPYQTTTHISPPRDEEKVSIPSQNILVISNWTISINNFCNRIVTSTTPSRIFDELLLNFHELSLIPVPSKFEALVKDKCCRLQKFLVDSMKTLNLTLLQWVKLYNLLNTEFSSKWDDDLLSIFNESLFETLFNDNVQALLISSANSKDHQYHSNQQYKDAIVVDFVNSSTFRDHLIRRTVKEINTHLDTLSTLRAKLKEPETLHKLDIFHDNDTNLNDGTVSPLDDDALKQYIDTAVFYSKGLTNDTTLQIYQTVQPTIEILQNLELYKCPQETLTDLRNKLITQLQEFKTQISSRLPSPLENSTSVVDDFITSYNNHNLLQLVIDQITQLRQQ from the coding sequence ATGGATGAAGTCTTACCATTGTTTCGCGATTCTCATATTCCACAGATTAAAGATTATCAATTGGAGTTACAGAACGATTTGACTAAAACCAATGAGGCCTTCCAAAAGAATTTGCTAAAGAACTATAACAAGATCTTAAGCTTGACCGATTCTGTTAATGACTTGTCGctcaatttgaaaaatgttgATCAAGATTTTAAATCCCTGTGTTtcaatgatgaaaaatttcagttGAATAAGTTAACTCCACTACCATACCAAACCACTACCCATATATCACCACCTCGtgacgaagaaaaagtCAGCATACCATCGCAAAACATTTTAgtaatttcaaattggACCATCTCCATCAACAACTTCTGTAATCGTATAGTTACTTCCACTACTCCGTCGCGGATATTCGACGAGCTACTGTTGAATTTCCACGAATTATCTTTGATACCAGTTCCTTCCAAATTTGAAGCGCTTGTCAAGGACAAATGTTGTCGACTACAGAAGTTCTTGGTGGACTCTATGAAGACATTAAACTTAACTTTACTACAGTGGGTAAAACTATACAATTTACTAAACACGGAGTTTTCCTCGAAGTGGGACGATGATTTACTTTCTATATTCAATGAATCCCTATTCGAGACACTATTTAACGATAACGTTCAAGCGTTACTGATATCAAGTGCCAACAGCAAAGATCATCAATATCACTCCAATCAGCAATATAAGGACGCGATTGTTGTCGATTTTGTGAATTCGTCCACCTTTAGAGACCATCTCATTCGGAGAACCgtgaaagaaataaacaCACATTTGGATACACTCTCTACTTTGAGAGCCAAGCTTAAGGAGCCTGAAACTCTTCATAAATTAGATATCTTCCATGATAATGATACGAACCTCAATGATGGCACTGTATCTCCACTTGATGATGATGCATTGAAACAATATATTGATACAGCGGTATTCTATTCAAAAGGTTTAACCAATGATACCACGTTGCAAATTTATCAAACGGTGCAGCCTACGATTGAAATCCTACAAAACTTAGAATTGTATAAATGCCCTCAAGAGACACTGACAGATTTGAGAAATAAATTGATTACTCAATTGCAAGAGTTTAAGACTCAGATCTCATCCCGCTTACCTTCACCACTGGAAAACTCAACGAGTGTTGTGGATGATTTTATAACTTCGTACAACAATCACAATCTCTTGCAATTAGTCATCGATCAAATTACTCAATTAAGGCAACAGTAA
- the EDC1 gene encoding Edc1p (RNA-binding protein that activates mRNA decapping directly; binds to mRNA substrate and enhances activity of decapping proteins Dcp1p and Dcp2p; has a role in translation during heat stress; protein becomes more abundant and forms cytoplasmic foci in response to DNA replication stress; EDC1 has a paralog, EDC2, that arose from the whole genome duplication): MSTDTMYFNSSRLLPSAGRNKTNNLIKQKTRNNRARGNAAKNANNNNYITDIPPPQTLPNGQKPNFGHSSNKKPSFNQKKHSPPSSPSSTTTLGKKNRQNNKETPRQNNKDDTRLLSQNLKNLLLNQKQSPHGSQGIIPMGCNGSAKKLSHSYAGSTFATNGPREAKNLPKPSFL; the protein is encoded by the coding sequence ATGTCGACGGATACCATGTATTTCAACAGCTCCAGGCTGTTGCCATCGGCTGGCAGGAACAAGACAAATAATCtaatcaaacaaaaaactaGAAATAATCGTGCGAGGGGAAATGCTGCTAAGAACgccaataataacaacTATATCACAGATATACCACCTCCTCAAACTCTTCCTAACGGTCAGAAACCTAACTTCGGCCATTCTTCCAACAAGAAACCATCATTTAATCAAAAGAAGCACTCTCCACCTTCTTCCCCTTCCTCTACAACTACTTtaggtaaaaaaaacagacagaataataaagaaacgCCACGACAGAACAACAAAGATGATACTCGTTTACTGAGTCAGAACCTAAAGAATCTGCTTCTGAACCAGAAACAATCCCCGCATGGCTCTCAAGGGATAATACCAATGGGTTGTAATGGCAGTGCCAAAAAACTCAGTCACTCTTATGCAGGCTCCACTTTCGCCACTAATGGTCCAAGGGAGGCTAAAAACTTGCCCAAACCAAGTTTTTTATAA
- the NIF3 gene encoding uncharacterized protein (hypothetical protein; the authentic, non-tagged protein is detected in highly purified mitochondria in high-throughput studies), whose amino-acid sequence MSRAITRAQLDKLVRSITKFYPQKYADKSWDNTGLLIDCSTAQVTTADANAKTKVLLTVDLTKSVAQEAVDANCNVIVAYHPFIFPSWNRLSPHTNPQHETAIKLIQYGISVYCPHTAVDAARGGVNDWLVRGLNNGENVAKSYALETVSGETDDLIGYGRFVEFNKDISLEQIVKNVKRVLRVPYVQVASLAAPSAWNQLKIKKVAVCAGSGSGVFKQLKEDVDLYYTGEMSHHEVLKWKEMGKTVIVCNHSNTERGFLQDVMKGLLQDEGHEVVVSKMDCDPLTVA is encoded by the coding sequence ATGAGCAGAGCTATTACTAGAGCACAATTGGACAAACTTGTGCGTAGCATTACCAAGTTCTACCCTCAAAAGTACGCAGACAAGAGCTGGGACAATACGGGTCTTCTCATCGATTGTTCCACTGCACAAGTCACCACTGCCGATGCAAACGCTAAAACAAAGGTCCTTTTGACTGTAGACCTCACGAAGTCAGTTGCTCAAGAAGCTGTGGATGCTAACTGCAACGTAATTGTTGCTTACCAtccttttattttcccAAGCTGGAACAGATTAAGCCCACATACAAACCCACAACACGAGACAGCTATAAAGCTAATCCAGTACGGAATATCCGTATACTGCCCTCACACTGCCGTAGATGCCGCTCGTGGCGGTGTAAATGACTGGTTGGTTAGGGGTTTGAACAACGGAGAGAACGTCGCAAAGTCTTATGCCTTGGAAACTGTAAGTGGCGAAACTGACGACTTGATTGGCTACGGTAGATTCGTAGAATTCAATAAAGACATCTCTTTGGAGCAAATTGTCAAAAATGTCAAGCGTGTTTTACGGGTTCCCTATGTACAAGTAGCATCTCTTGCTGCTCCATCCGCATGGAATCAactcaaaatcaaaaaagtCGCTGTCTGTGCCGGGAGCGGTTCTGGCGTGTTTAAGCAACTAAAAGAGGACGTAGACCTTTACTATACGGGAGAAATGTCACATCATGAAGTACTGAAGTGGAAAGAAATGGGCAAGACCGTTATTGTTTGCAACCACTCAAATACTGAGCGTGGATTCCTTCAAGACGTTATGAAGGGCTTGTTGCAAGATGAGGGCCACGAAGTAGTCGTAAGCAAAATGGATTGCGATCCTTTGACTGTTGCATAG
- the BOL2 gene encoding Bol2p (Cytosolic protein involved in repression of iron regulon transcription; forms an iron-independent complex with Fra1p, Grx3p, and Grx4p; null mutant fails to repress the iron regulon and is sensitive to nickel; sequence similarity to human BOLA family member, BOLA2), which yields MTGERIEKVKINDEFAKSHFLTTQWRETKRQRHYKMPVTEQGLRERIESAIPQVYHIIVTDLSYGCGQSFDIVVVSDFFQGKSKLMRSRAVNKAVKEELQEIHAFSCKCYTEEEWSKIVV from the coding sequence atgacaggtgaaagaattgaaaaggtGAAAATAAATGACGAATTTGCAAAATCACATTTCCTAACAACTCAGTGGAGAGAAACAAAGCGCCAACGACACTATAAGATGCCCGTTACTGAACAGGGACTCCGCGAGAGGATAGAATCAGCCATACCGCAAGTTTACCATATCATTGTGACGGATCTTTCGTACGGTTGTGGTCAGTCGTTTGATATTGTGGTGGTCAGCGACTTCTTTCAAGGTAAAAGCAAACTAATGAGGAGTCGTGCAGTGAACAAGGCTGTGAAAGAAGAGCTGCAGGAGATTCATGCCTTTAGCTGCAAGTGCTACACTGAGGAGGAATGGTCTAAGATTGTGGTATGA
- the MDM34 gene encoding ERMES complex subunit MDM34 (Mitochondrial component of the ERMES complex; links the ER to mitochondria and may promote inter-organellar calcium and phospholipid exchange as well as coordinating mitochondrial DNA replication and growth; required for mitophagy; ERMES complex is often co-localized with peroxisomes and with concentrated areas of pyruvate dehydrogenase) codes for MSFRFNEAVFGDNSFNERIREKLSTALNSPSKKKLDILKSGIKVQKVDFPTIPQLEILDLDIITQPKSLAKGICKISCKDAMLRIQTVIESNLLLINEQDTPSFTMPQLINNGSFTIPITMTFSSIELEAITNIFVKNPGIGISFNDVDLDFKFDCSVKILQSTIERRLKESMHVVFKDVLPSLIFNTSQNWFTNRGESTSTIPGKREHHHQQTTMSRNVILDGSDFQELSPINMLRLSSIVSSRSTLSLHSTVMNSLSAIPGCLERQNLYRFISRMPSLNNYYSSQSFPQPKSSTVSSKQLVKPFYCSHNLLPKTVLDSSQYDLATITKIQSRLFDRSNSNDDNAKPRRRKIKCKKTRTPSNLQSQGEQAVDDSTAIETVTSTPVQTPIPELEEQSPPYLKTTVSIRDKYVIPEKISLNLDSKKDTSKKKPFYFIGLNSQEPSNNWKWGMEDSPPPYH; via the coding sequence ATGTCATTTAGATTCAACGAAGCTGTGTTTGGTGATAACTCTTTCAATGAACGAATACGGGAAAAGTTATCTACGGCTTTGAACTCACCGtctaaaaagaaattagatATCTTGAAAAGCGGAATTAAGGTACAGAAGGTGGATTTTCCTACAATACCACAGCTAGAAATTCTGGACCTAGACATTATCACGCAGCCCAAGTCTCTGGCCAAGGGGATTTGCAAGATTTCATGTAAGGATGCTATGTTGCGGATACAGACAGTCATAGAGTCGaatcttttattgattAACGAACAGGATACACCCAGCTTTACCATGCCCCAGCTCATCAATAATGGATCGTTCACAATTCCTATAACTATGACGTTCAGTTCCATCGAGCTAGAAGCCATCACgaatatttttgtaaagaaCCCTGGAATTGGGATATCCTTTAATGACGTTGATTTGGATTTTAAGTTTGATTGTTCTGTAAAAATTCTCCAAAGCACCATTGAGAGAAGGCTAAAAGAGTCCATGCATGTAGTGTTCAAGGAtgttcttccttctttgaTCTTCAACACGTCACAGAACTGGTTCACCAATCGCGGCGAGAGCACCAGTACCATCCCTGGTAAAAGAGAGCATCATCATCAACAAACTACAATGTCTAGGAATGTAATCTTGGACGGATCAGATTTTCAAGAGCTTTCTCCAATAAACATGCTACGTCTTTCAAGCATTGTGTCGTCGAGGTCAACACTGTCACTACATTCCACTGTGATGAATTCTCTTTCCGCTATACCTGGTTGCTTGGAAAGACAAAACTTGTACAGATTTATATCAAGGATGCCCTCTTTAAACAATTACTACTCTTCGCAATCATTTCCACAACCAAAGTCATCAACCGTATCATCAAAACAATTGGTAAAGCCATTCTACTGTTCCCACAATCTATTACCTAAAACAGTGTTAGATTCCAGCCAGTACGATTTGGCTACGATAACCAAGATTCAGTCTCGACTTTTCGATAGGAGTAACAGCAACGACGACAATGCCAAACCAAGGAGAAGAAAGATCAAATGCAAAAAGACCCGCACACCATCGAACCTACAATCACAAGGAGAACAGGCTGTTGATGATAGTACTGCTATTGAAACAGTTACGTCCACACCGGTCCAAACACCGATACCCGAGCTTGAAGAACAATCTCCCCcatatttgaaaacaacAGTATCGATAAGGGATAAATACGTTATACCAGAAAAAATATCGCTAAATTTGGACTCCAAGAAAGATACATCTAAAAAGAAACCGTTTTACTTCATAGGTTTGAACTCGCAAGAACCTTCAAATAACTGGAAATGGGGCATGGAGGATAGCCCCCCACCATATCATTAA
- the KIP3 gene encoding tubulin-dependent ATPase KIP3 (Kinesin-related antiparallel sliding motor protein; involved in mitotic spindle positioning; sliding activity promotes bipolar spindle assembly and maintenance of genome stability; inhibits spindle elongation, destabilizing late anaphase spindle microtubules (MTs) that polymerize beyond the midzone; required for plus-end directed kinetochore movement along metaphase MTs enabling chromosome biorientation and congression; involved in chromosome movement towards the spindle pole during anaphase A), which translates to MNVPETRQSSIVVAIRVRPFTSMEKTRLVNEASGAEANFPGLGDSSLILPMSNNSDSDIDIDAEEGSTRSKRNSLLRRKVIRPEGIRKIVDCVDDRMLIFDPADRNPLNKVSDQVLNSMRARATKATASSINNSNATNKFSSQRRRHGGEIKFVFDKLFDETSSQARVYKETTSPLLDSVLDGFNSTVFAYGATGCGKTYTVSGTPSQPGIIFLAMEELFNKITDLKDEKDFEISLSYLEIYNERIRDLLKPETPSKRLVIREDTQNHIKVANLSYHHPNTVEDVMDLVVQGNINRTTSPTEANEVSSRSHAVLQIHIMQTNKLVDLTSQHTFATLSIIDLAGSERAAATRNRGIRLHEGANINRSLLALGNCINALCLNDGSRSCHIPYRDSKLTRLLKFSLGGNCKTVMIVCISPSSSHYDETLNTLKYANRAKEIKTKIIRNQQSLSRHVGSYLKMITEQKRQIEELREREEKMISLKLTKYKLNKEKIQLAINECVNRVQQTYAGVETYQVAKTLKSLILCKRRFLQMVKLEVDNLILLFEREESTAAEMQPVISNCRMISGQLYNKIHELEMKFDETDTLSSVIHQVHSIDLNKLREMEDWDETYDLVYLESCLNQISELQRNEILVNSSIMTEKLMSDPGLNSRFKFLSKWLMNRTPNIESIIQDLVHIDEEFESFARTFIANPDSNFTNTNINIINTTAADLAVPAETLQRQNFSQKKVKWTSPDLSPSPMIEPQPELEPELHQDQDAIASEVDVSMQDTTFNEQGPSTPSAPTTAVPRRKMRSSLLTHQSLLATARK; encoded by the coding sequence ATGAACGTGCCTGAAACAAGACAATCCTCCATAGTCGTAGCTATAAGAGTAAGGCCCTTTACGTCAATGGAAAAAACAAGATTGGTCAATGAAGCTAGTGGTGCAGAAGCTAACTTTCCCGGTTTGGGGGATTCGTCGTTAATATTACCCATGAGTAATAACTCCGACTCCGATATAGACATAGACGCTGAAGAAGGTTCTACGCGGagcaaaagaaatagcTTGCTGAGGAGAAAAGTAATTAGACCGGAGGGTATACGTAAAATTGTGGATTGTGTGGATGATAGAATGCTCATATTCGACCCAGCTGATAGAAACCCATTGAACAAAGTGAGTGATCAGGTCCTGAACTCGATGCGTGCAAGGGCCACTAAGGCCACTGCGTCCTCTATCAATAACAGCAATGCTACgaacaaattttcttcgCAACGTCGAAGGCACGGTGGCGAAATCAAGTTtgtatttgataaattgtTTGATGAAACCTCTTCCCAAGCCCGTGTATACAAAGAGACCACCAGCCCGCTCCTAGATTCTGTTTTAGATGGATTCAACAGTACCGTATTTGCTTACGGTGCTACTGGTTGTGGCAAGACATATACTGTGAGTGGCACACCTTCACAGCCGGGGATCATATTTCTAGCCATGGAGGAActattcaataaaattaCAGACCTGAAGGACGAAAAAGACTTCGAGATTTCACTGTCTTACTTGGAAATATACAATGAAAGAATCAGAGACCTTTTGAAACCAGAGACACCATCTAAAAGATTGGTCATTAGAGAAGATACGCAGAACCACATCAAAGTGGCGAATTTGTCGTATCACCACCCAAATACGGTAGAAGATGTGATGGACTTAGTTGTCCAGGGAAACATAAACAGGACTACGTCACCGACGGAAGCAAACGAAGTATCTTCACGATCTCATGCAGTGCTGCAAATACACATCATGCAGACAAATAAGCTTGTAGACTTGACCTCGCAACATACATTTGCTACACTTTCAATAATCGATCTAGCTGGGAGCGAAAGAGCCGCCGCAACAAGAAACCGTGGTATAAGATTACACGAAGGTGCGAATATAAATAGATCCCTACTAGCACTGGGCAATTGCATTAACGCGTTGTGCTTGAATGATGGCAGCAGAAGCTGTCATATTCCATACAGGGATTCCAAGTTAACTAGGCTGTTGAAATTTTCACTGGGTGGCAATTGCAAAACAGTCATGATTGTTTGCATATCGCCCAGCAGTTCACATTATGATGAGACATTGAATACTTTGAAATATGCAAATCGTGctaaagaaataaagaCCAAAATAATCAGAAATCAGCAGTCTTTGAGTAGACACGTTGGAtcttatttgaaaatgattaCGGAACAAAAGCGACAAATCGAAGAGTTACGCGAACGTGAAGAGAAgatgatttctttgaagCTAACGAAATACAAActaaacaaagaaaagatccAGTTAGCCATTAACGAGTGCGTCAATCGTGTTCAGCAAACGTATGCAGGAGTGGAAACGTATCAAGTAGCCAAGACCTTGAAATCATTAATACTTTGTAAAAGGCGGTTTTTGCAAATGGTCAAGCTAGAAGTGGATAATTTGATACTATTATTTGAACGGGAGGAAAGTACAGCCGCCGAGATGCAGCCGGTGATTAGTAATTGCCGAATGATCAGTGGTCAGCTTTATAACAAAATACACGAGTTAGAAATGAAATTTGATGAAACCGACACTCTGAGTTCCGTCATTCATCAGGTACATTCCATTGACTTGAACAAGTTAAGAGAGATGGAGGACTGGGATGAAACTTACGACCTGGTGTACTTGGAGTCGTGTttaaatcaaatatcaGAATTACAAAGAAACGAAATCTTGGTTAATTCCTCCATaatgacagaaaaattaatgTCAGATCCGGGTTTGAACTCCCGATTTAAATTTCTATCAAAGTGGCTGATGAATAGGACACCTAACATTGAATCCATAATTCAAGACCTGGTTCATATCGACGAGGAGTTTGAATCTTTTGCCAGAACTTTTATCGCCAATCCCGATAGCAATTTTACAAACacaaatataaatataataaacaCGACGGCAGCTGACTTGGCTGTTCCCGCTGAGACCCTACAACGGCAAAATTTttcccaaaaaaaagtaaagtGGACGAGTCCCGACCTTAGTCCCAGCCCTATGATTGAACCACAACCGGAGCTAGAACCAGAACTACACCAAGATCAAGACGCCATTGCAAGTGAAGTGGACGTAAGTATGCAAGATACCACATTCAATGAGCAGGGGCCCTCGACCCCCTCCGCTCCGACTACAGCGGTTCCAAGAAGGAAGATGCGCTCCTCCCTTCTTACTCATCAAAGTCTACTGGCCACTGCCAGGAAATAA
- the CLG1 gene encoding Clg1p (Cyclin-like protein that interacts with Pho85p; has sequence similarity to G1 cyclins PCL1 and PCL2) — MANTFKYYPETMGNSSGYPISLPFPKGSATSAVNVARQLPKYLGHVPSQSVHTQLPSMASLGYFNQPSSTYYAPPAPLQQHQQPPILPPPGLMYTSNNNSNVIPPPVQMIRDGQQQPQQSNQVNGGVSENLDYDISIMSKFIMENAFVAFNANYSTDDQTTDLFFKGISSVLNATRLPSATIFLAIDYLFKYINKLSNGIHSIGGNSINIIYQNTMIAFILANKFNDDKTFTNNSWSQATGILINVINDFERQWLRIFNWELYDSAFLYFEFVKNFEIFKQNQLKPAVAVPTLLSPIVNVGDTRNVNFNLKPTSTNNLLSPVSNYETPMLMPHNMFSSPSYQSNSRSEFSSMNGYYNYYNYNQPRLNYYQQFPNIYSSPISETQFDYDFYNFSSQQQQQQQKQHSLLPAAPQLPPPHVHNQSYGHHLGWKSMDDTINHSRFERNYFPYSAVY, encoded by the coding sequence ATGGCTAATACTTTCAAGTATTATCCTGAAACGATGGGTAATTCTAGTGGTTATCCAATTAGTTTGCCTTTTCCGAAAGGTTCGGCTACTTCTGCTGTTAATGTTGCTAGGCAACTGCCTAAATATTTAGGTCATGTTCCCTCGCAATCAGTTCATACTCAGTTGCCATCCATGGCTTCTTTAGGTTACTTCAATCAGCCAAGTTCTACTTACTATGCTCCTCCTGCACCACTTCAACAGCACCAGCAACCACCTATCCTTCCCCCTCCGGGCCTAATGTACACTAGTAACAATAACAGCAACGTTATTCCTCCTCCTGTTCAAATGATTCGGGATGgacaacaacaaccacAACAATCTAACCAAGTAAATGGGGGCGTCAGTGAGAACTTGGACTACGATATTTCTATAATGTCAAAATTTATCATGGAAAATGCCTTTGTTGCCTTCAACGCGAACTATAGTACTGATGACCAGACCActgatctttttttcaagggcATATCTTCTGTGTTGAATGCCACGAGATTGCCTTCAGctactatttttttggctATAGATTATCTTTTCAAGTATATCAATAAATTATCTAATGGGATACATTCAATTGGTGGCAATTCGATCAATAtcatttatcaaaataCTATGATTGCGTTCATATTAGCAAACAAGTTCAACGATGACAAAACTTTCACCAATAACTCATGGTCACAGGCAACAGGAATACTGATAAATGTTATCAATGATTTCGAGAGACAATGGTTGAGAATATTTAACTGGGAATTGTATGATAGtgcttttctttattttgaGTTCGTCaagaattttgagattttcAAGCAAAATCAACTCAAACCTGCTGTAGCGGTTCCTACGTTATTATCTCCAATTGTCAACGTTGGTGATACGAGAAACGTAAATTTCAACTTGAAGCCTACTTCCACAAACAACCTATTATCTCCAGTTTCCAATTATGAAACCCCCATGCTGATGCCGCATAACATGTTTTCATCACCATCTTATCAGAGTAACTCAAGGTCTGAATTTTCTAGTATGAATGGTTATTATAACTATTACAACTATAATCAGCCAAGATTGAATTACTATCAACAATTCCCCaatatatattcttcaCCAATTTCGGAAACTCAGTTTGATTACGACTTCTACAATTTCAGTAgtcaacaacaacagcaacaacaaaaacaacacTCACTTTTACCTGCCGCTCCACAATTACCTCCCCCTCACGTCCATAATCAGTCTTACGGTCATCATCTTGGCTGGAAGTCAATGGATGACACAATAAATCATTCAAGATTTGAGCGAAACTACTTTCCGTATTCGGCAGTGTATTAg